A single window of Drosophila suzukii chromosome 3, CBGP_Dsuzu_IsoJpt1.0, whole genome shotgun sequence DNA harbors:
- the LOC108015987 gene encoding calaxin produces the protein MENLDSTINTTENSRFSALYGGLIKEIAANSKMSTLDITCLLCVYYKFVKFNGPGARQMKKHQFYQIYLVLFNVANVQVIERSLLAITKDTKFVSPQAWVDLFELYTTEDLERRMRFAFEVYDTKNTGVIDREQVGVACEKFFIEGDDEDELIELRADMTEFIMKKFDVDKDGVISFEDYSSVVSQQPVLVEFLGWLFPSNEEKDLMAHVINMDSMLKYCNPEL, from the exons ATGGAAAATCTGGACTCCACAATAAATACCACCGAGAACAGCCGCTTTTCCGCACTCTATGGCGGACTGATCAAGGAGATAGCTGCCAATTCGAAAATGTCGACCTTGGACATTACCTGTTTGCTGTGCGTCTACTACAAGTTCGTCAAGTTCAACGGACCGGGAGCCAGGCAGATGAAGAAGCACCAGTTCTACCAGATCTACCTGGTGCTCTTCAACGTGGCCAATGTCCAGGTCATAGAACGCAGCCTACTGGCCATCACGAAGGATACGAAGTTCGTCAGTCCCCAGGCCTGGGTTGATCTCTTCGAGCTCTATACAACAGAGGACCTTGAAAGGCGCATGCGTTTCGCCTTCGAA GTATATGACACTAAGAACACCGGAGTTATCGATCGCGAgcaggtgggcgtggcatgcgAGAAATTCTTTATTGAAGGCGACGACGAGGATGAACTTATTGAACTCAGGGCG GACATGACTGAGTTTATCATGAAGAAGTTTGATGTGGACAAGGATGGAGTCATTTCTTTTGAGGACTACTCCTCAGTAGTCTCCCAGCAGCCCGTTTTGGTTGAGTTCTTGGGTTGGCTCTTTCCGTCGAACGAAGAGAAGGATCTCATGGCTCATGTTATTAACATGGACTCCATGCTTAAATATTGTAATCCCGAGTTATAA
- the sunz gene encoding calaxin, with amino-acid sequence MNRIDLTLDDMANTKFLTLYNSLIKSFTASTEFSSNDVVSLLIVFYKYALNNGSRMMTTNQLYNLFLVSFGIFDTTIIDRVLMNITQDGRSVSPEAWMRLFCVFFTGNLQERMKFAFEVYTSAGTVVLNREVVGLAIEKFFYGDDDDEVNELRADMCEFLFAKFDTDKDGVIAFEEYAEIVQNQPGLLEFLGKIFPDDKDRSLVAYCHNIESMFPPEDEY; translated from the exons ATGAATCGCATCGACCTCACCCTGGATGACATGGCCAACACCAAGTTCCTTACGTTATATAACAGCCTGATCAAGAGCTTCACCGCCTCCACGGAATTCTCTTCCAACGACGTGGTCAGCCTGCTGATCGTGTTCTACAAATACGCCCTCAACAACGGATCCCGCATGATGACCACCAACCAGCTCTACAATCTGTTCCTAGTCAGCTTTGGGATCTTCGACACAACCATCATCGACCGCGTTCTGATGAATATCACGCAGGACGGTCGTTCAGTTTCTCCAGAAGCCTGGATGCGACTGTTCTGCGTGTTCTTCACCGGAAATCTGCAGGAGCGAATGAAGTTTGCATTTGAG GTTTATACAAGTGCTGGTACAGTGGTTCTGAATCGTGAGGTGGTCGGCTTGGCCATTGAAAAATTCTTCTACggcgatgacgatgatgaggTCAATGAGCTCCGAGCG GACATGTGCGAATTCTTGTTCGCCAAATTCGACACGGACAAGGATGGAGTTATAGCCTTTGAAGAGTATGCCGAGATTGTCCAAAACCAGCCTGGTCTGCTCGAGTTTTTGGGGAAAATATTTCCCGATGACAAGGACAGATCGTTGGTGGCATACTGCCATAACATTGAGTCAATGTTTCCGCCGGAAGAtgaatattaa
- the LOC108015986 gene encoding ectin codes for MMFIKISIFMFLAASEVSPIYAINMDNARIVLRDTNKRRKRHESQSLALDLALSDGCQKYANKLAKWGNFTYSDPTNKEYTENICKYEIRAGALSRCVRNWYKGRKFDVLDPRAKEYTALIWRSSQFMGYGDANINALQGVLVVRYTPPGNVPGLYTDNVRKIKKKEKKHKKKHKHRDTTGCANRQGNLYVILLLILFVLSTAMSLNDVSLFSDSAL; via the exons atgatgtttataaaaatttcaatatttatgtttttggCGGCGAGCGAG GTTAGCCCGATATATGCAATAAACATGGACAATGCACGGATAGTTTTGAGAGATACAAACAAGAGGAGAAAACGCCACGAATCGCAGTCATTGGCTTTGGATTTGGCTCTCAGCGACGGATGCCAAAAATATGCTAAC AAACTAGCCAAATGGGGAAATTTTACATATTCGGACCCCACTAACAAGGAATACACCGAAAACATCTGCAAATATGAAATTAGAGCGGGAGCACTGTCTCGGTGTGTCCGCAATTGGTATAAAGGAAGAAAATTTGACGTACTAGACCCCAGAGCTAAGGAGTATACAGCCCTGATTTGGAGATCTTCCCAATTTATGGGGTATGGAGATGCTAACATAAA tGCCTTGCAAGGTGTTCTTGTGGTCAGATATACTCCACCTGGAAATGTTCCAGGATTATACACGGACAATGTGcgtaaaataaagaaaaaggaaaagaagCATAAGAAGAAGCACAAACATAGGGATACAAC TGGTTGTGCCAATCGTCAGGGTAATCTATACGTCATTTTGTTGTTGATCCTTTTTGTTCTATCAACGGCGATGTCACTCAATGATGTTTCCCTTTTTTCTGACTCCGCACTATAA
- the sowi gene encoding calaxin, whose amino-acid sequence MENLDATIDNMENSRFAALYGSLIKELAATSEMSQTDITCLLVVYYKFSKANGPQCKKMTKKQFYQIFLVLFNVANVQVIERTLLAITKDTKYVSPQAWIHLFDLYTTKDIHVRMKFAFEVYDTKGTGVIDREQVGIACEKFFYGEDEDELNELKADMTEFLMKKFDLDKDGVISYEDYSTVVEQQPILVEFLGWLFPSKEDKDLMAHCINLQLNQN is encoded by the exons ATGGAGAATCTAGACGCCACTATAGATAACATGGAAAACAGTCGATTTGCGGCCCTTTACGGAAGTTTGATTAAGGAGTTGGCCGCAACTTCGGAGATGTCTCAAACGGATATCACCTGTTTGCTTGTCGTTTATTACAAGTTCTCTAAGGCCAATGGACCTCAGTGCAAGAAGATGACCAAGAAGCAGTTCTATCAGATCTTCTTGGTTTTGTTTAACGTTGCCAATGTCCAGGTAATTGAACGCACTCTGCTGGCCATCACCAAGGATACGAAGTATGTGAGTCCCCAGGCCTGGATCCATCTCTTCGATCTCTACACAACCAAGGACATCCATGTGCGCATGAAATTTGCCTTCGAG gTTTATGACACAAAAGGAACTGGTGTTATTGATCGAGAGCAAGTTGGTATAGCTTGCGAAAAATTTTTTTACGGTGAAGACGAAGATGAGCTTAATGAACTTAAGGCG GACATGACTGAGTTTCTCATGAAAAAGTTTGACCTGGACAAAGACGGCGTAATTTCATATGAGGACTACTCAACTGTCGTCGAGCAGCAGCCAATTTTAGTCGAGTTCTTGGGCTGGTTATTTCCGTCGAAGGAAGACAAGGATCTTATGGCCCATTGCATTAACCTACAATTGAATCAAAATTAA